In Microbulbifer celer, a single window of DNA contains:
- a CDS encoding proline--tRNA ligase translates to MRASRYLIATQKETPNDAVVISHQLMLRAGMIRRLSSGLYTWLPTGLRVLRKVEKIVREEMDSAGALEVLMPVVQPAELWEESGRWQQYGPELLRVQDRHNNPFCLGPTHEEVITDMLRTEVNSYKQLPASFYQIQTKFRDEIRPRFGVMRAREFTMKDAYSFHLTPESLQETYDVMHDAYCRIFDRIGLDYRPVLADTGSIGGSHSHEFHVLAQSGEDDIAFSSESRYAANVELAEAVAPAGERPAASKAMEELHTPGQKTIAALEEAFGIAADTSVKTLIVLGELSKEEAEAGKAAPLVALVLRGDHELNELKAEKLPGIASPLQFAPEARIASELGCGIGSLGPVGLEIDVVVDRAAAHLADFVCGANKDDYHLTGVNWERDVALPQVADLRNVVPGDASPDGQGTLEIKRGIEVGHIFQLGDKYSRAMNATVLDENGKEQVMSMGCYGIGVSRVVAAAIEQNHDDAGIIWPEAIAPFQLAIVPINMHKSEAVQQKCEHIYEALTAKGIDVLLMDEPKARLGGMLADTELMGIPRRIVVGDRGLEKGNIEYKGRGDSENQEFSADQIIDTLLELIPH, encoded by the coding sequence ATGCGCGCATCCCGCTATCTGATCGCAACCCAGAAAGAAACCCCCAATGACGCCGTGGTCATCAGCCACCAGTTGATGCTCCGCGCCGGCATGATCCGCCGCCTGTCTTCCGGCCTGTACACCTGGCTGCCGACCGGCCTGCGGGTACTGCGCAAGGTGGAGAAGATCGTGCGCGAGGAGATGGACAGTGCGGGCGCACTGGAGGTACTGATGCCGGTGGTGCAGCCGGCGGAGCTGTGGGAAGAGTCCGGCCGCTGGCAGCAGTACGGCCCGGAACTGCTTCGGGTACAGGACCGTCACAACAATCCCTTCTGCCTGGGCCCGACCCACGAGGAAGTGATCACGGATATGCTCCGCACCGAGGTCAACAGCTATAAACAGTTGCCGGCGAGCTTTTACCAGATCCAGACCAAGTTCCGCGATGAGATCCGCCCGCGCTTTGGTGTGATGCGCGCGCGGGAGTTCACCATGAAGGATGCCTATTCCTTCCATCTGACCCCGGAGTCTCTGCAGGAGACGTACGACGTGATGCACGATGCATACTGCCGTATCTTTGATCGTATCGGCCTGGATTATCGCCCAGTGCTGGCGGATACCGGTTCCATCGGCGGTTCCCATTCGCACGAATTCCATGTGCTGGCCCAGAGCGGCGAGGACGATATCGCCTTCTCATCCGAGAGCCGTTACGCGGCCAACGTGGAGCTGGCAGAGGCGGTAGCACCCGCCGGTGAGCGCCCCGCAGCGAGCAAGGCGATGGAGGAACTGCACACACCGGGACAGAAGACCATCGCGGCGCTGGAAGAGGCCTTTGGCATCGCTGCAGATACTTCGGTGAAGACGCTGATCGTCCTGGGTGAGCTCAGTAAGGAAGAGGCAGAGGCCGGCAAAGCGGCGCCGCTGGTAGCGCTGGTGCTGCGCGGTGATCACGAGTTGAATGAGCTGAAGGCGGAGAAGCTGCCGGGAATTGCGAGCCCGCTGCAGTTTGCGCCGGAAGCGCGCATCGCCAGTGAGCTGGGCTGTGGGATAGGCTCCCTGGGCCCGGTGGGCCTGGAGATTGATGTGGTGGTGGACCGCGCGGCGGCGCATCTGGCGGACTTTGTGTGTGGCGCCAACAAGGACGACTATCACCTGACCGGGGTGAACTGGGAACGCGATGTGGCGCTGCCGCAGGTGGCAGACCTGCGCAATGTGGTGCCCGGTGATGCGAGCCCGGACGGCCAGGGTACGCTTGAGATCAAACGCGGTATCGAGGTTGGCCACATTTTCCAGCTGGGAGACAAGTACAGCCGCGCGATGAATGCGACGGTGCTGGATGAGAACGGCAAGGAGCAAGTGATGTCCATGGGCTGTTACGGTATCGGGGTTTCCCGGGTTGTAGCGGCGGCCATTGAGCAGAACCACGATGATGCGGGCATCATCTGGCCGGAGGCGATTGCGCCGTTCCAGCTGGCGATTGTGCCGATCAATATGCATAAGAGTGAGGCGGTACAACAGAAGTGTGAGCACATCTATGAAGCGCTCACTGCCAAGGGTATCGATGTGCTGCTGATGGACGAGCCGAAGGCGCGCCTGGGCGGGATGCTGGCGGATACCGAACTGATGGGTATTCCCCGCCGCATCGTGGTGGGCGACCGCGGTCTCGAGAAAGGCAATATCGAGTACAAAGGCCGTGGCGACAGCGAGAACCAGGAGTTCTCCGCCGATCAGATCATCGACACCCTGCTGGAACTGATTCCTCACTGA
- a CDS encoding AraC family transcriptional regulator has translation MQYAFFTGATCSLLLLASVRIGLSRHGGAPWIQVLIAGAFLYLLRPLLDVQQPAVDLLIDLPTMLCPAAFWLFAHHLCSESQQFPRWGRGLIAVDFLLGLAAQFELHPLLYPIEQPFKLALIGLGLLTLLEQLQSDLVAERRQLRIALLIAIGGYMVIVVCAEFLFSYYPVPRGIPAVHSLMTWILTFAACMWLLALSPKALEENLPQRMAEPDPAPSEAPEKDAAPLDPSQQQLLYKLQLHMEQGGYRHTGLTIRELAEQLDAREHVLRALINRHLGYRNFNEYLNRYRVDEASRRLADPGEAHLPVLTIALDIGYRSLSPFNAAFKRHHNLTPTEYRRQQLPA, from the coding sequence GTGCAATACGCTTTCTTTACCGGCGCCACCTGCAGCCTGCTGCTGCTCGCCTCCGTGCGTATCGGCCTCTCCCGGCACGGGGGCGCGCCCTGGATTCAGGTGCTGATTGCGGGTGCCTTCCTGTATTTATTACGCCCACTGCTCGATGTACAACAACCGGCCGTCGACCTGCTGATCGATCTCCCCACCATGCTCTGTCCCGCCGCTTTCTGGCTGTTCGCCCACCACCTGTGCAGCGAGAGCCAGCAGTTCCCCCGTTGGGGCAGGGGGCTGATTGCAGTGGATTTCCTGCTGGGGCTGGCCGCGCAGTTCGAGCTGCACCCGCTGCTCTATCCGATTGAGCAGCCGTTCAAACTGGCTCTGATCGGCCTCGGGCTGCTGACACTGCTGGAACAGCTGCAGTCCGACCTGGTAGCCGAGAGACGCCAGCTGCGGATCGCGCTGTTGATCGCCATTGGTGGCTATATGGTGATTGTGGTGTGTGCGGAATTTCTGTTTTCCTATTACCCGGTGCCCCGTGGGATTCCCGCGGTACATTCACTGATGACGTGGATACTCACCTTCGCCGCCTGCATGTGGCTGCTGGCACTTTCTCCCAAGGCATTGGAAGAGAACCTCCCGCAACGGATGGCGGAACCGGATCCGGCGCCTTCCGAAGCCCCCGAAAAGGATGCCGCACCGCTGGATCCGTCCCAGCAGCAGCTGCTGTACAAGCTGCAACTGCACATGGAGCAAGGGGGATATCGCCATACCGGCCTGACGATCCGCGAACTGGCGGAACAGCTGGATGCCCGGGAGCATGTTCTGCGTGCCCTGATCAACCGCCACCTGGGCTACCGCAACTTCAACGAGTACCTGAACCGGTATCGTGTCGATGAGGCCAGCCGCCGCCTCGCAGATCCGGGTGAAGCCCACCTACCGGTACTCACCATTGCATTGGATATCGGCTATCGCTCCCTGAGCCCGTTCAATGCGGCATTCAAGCGCCACCACAACCTGACCCCCACGGAATATCGCCGCCAGCAGCTACCCGCATGA
- a CDS encoding autotransporter outer membrane beta-barrel domain-containing protein: MINSAKKAPLFLRECGQLILAASIACVSATAQSAQDSNNANAPLYRSLIVFGDSLSDNGNAGVFTSDDPAGIYPRQPAVSYLADDLGVSALNSCFGLGPQFGGAIPCAPAAGTPQEQLQQLGGSVLRNGPNWAVGGNRTADVLLDLVGSARFRQLFPDTTVADHNTATTILPDACRCGPDRICDPAAGESPYLSTAETQAAVAAFGDPAALQALVDDPNNNITLGGVPFATGRGYLESNAPGPDDLYLLNGGGNNILDGVRSGTLSEASMARAASFLSTAGRVLHGEGARYVVMTNAPRIGRTPAVYAQGQAAIDYANNGTRLFNDTLRRQVNAIGNILLLDMEGVLELIVQDPATYGFANINQSATCYTDCANPHPVYGENGTDPNADMLVFYDSIHPTLAGQRLLADYYYATLMAPVQYAVLPDLGYQNTRQQRINIDHHLLSQRYREPKTTVFFGASVGHAELGSGHTYNDEFPAWDGFIGMSFAGFEHFEWGLGMSYGGSEYEPSDIFQKSRNFNLSAFGRWDNDFVFVDGGIGWSDIDYDDIHRTIRLGDSFSTRLDADTDGDGYNAFIRAGFDAVRNGHTRMGPFVSMEWTEIRVDGFRERTDLAYTYAGRYGQRMDPLGLRVLRQERDYQRARAGFFYNCGEKSARQWFGELWLERNSGDDESDLAIGVNAIRSNWAYMAAYRSENQGFFQNGAGAMVGVNVTDKLRIAGDVIVWPEDTVGGLSLNYRF; this comes from the coding sequence GTGATCAACAGCGCTAAAAAAGCACCCCTATTTCTTCGCGAATGCGGCCAGTTGATTCTGGCGGCGAGTATTGCCTGTGTCAGTGCGACCGCGCAATCGGCGCAGGACAGCAATAACGCGAATGCGCCACTGTATCGGTCGCTGATCGTTTTTGGTGACAGCCTTTCCGATAACGGCAATGCGGGTGTCTTTACCAGTGACGACCCCGCCGGCATCTATCCACGCCAGCCCGCAGTGTCCTATCTTGCCGACGACCTCGGTGTTTCTGCCTTGAACTCCTGTTTCGGCCTCGGGCCACAATTCGGTGGCGCGATTCCCTGTGCCCCGGCAGCCGGTACACCACAGGAACAGCTGCAACAGTTGGGTGGCTCTGTGCTGCGCAATGGTCCCAATTGGGCCGTGGGCGGCAATCGCACCGCCGACGTCTTACTGGATCTGGTGGGCTCTGCGCGCTTTCGGCAGCTGTTTCCGGATACCACCGTGGCCGATCACAACACCGCGACCACCATTTTGCCGGATGCCTGCCGCTGCGGCCCGGACCGTATCTGTGACCCGGCGGCAGGGGAGAGCCCCTACCTGAGTACTGCGGAAACCCAGGCCGCCGTCGCTGCTTTCGGCGATCCGGCCGCGTTGCAGGCACTGGTGGATGACCCGAACAACAACATCACCCTGGGCGGTGTGCCCTTCGCCACCGGCAGGGGCTACCTGGAAAGCAACGCCCCGGGGCCGGATGATCTGTATTTGCTCAACGGCGGTGGCAACAACATCCTCGACGGTGTCCGCAGCGGCACGCTCTCCGAGGCGTCCATGGCGCGCGCTGCCAGCTTCCTTTCAACCGCTGGTCGTGTTTTGCACGGGGAGGGCGCGCGTTATGTGGTCATGACCAATGCCCCACGGATCGGCCGCACGCCGGCCGTATATGCTCAGGGCCAGGCCGCCATCGACTACGCCAACAACGGTACTCGACTGTTCAATGACACCCTGCGCCGGCAGGTCAACGCTATCGGCAATATCCTGTTGTTGGATATGGAAGGGGTTCTGGAGCTGATCGTGCAGGATCCGGCCACTTACGGTTTTGCCAATATCAATCAGAGCGCCACCTGCTATACCGACTGTGCCAATCCGCACCCGGTATACGGAGAAAATGGCACCGATCCCAATGCGGATATGCTGGTGTTCTACGACAGCATTCACCCCACACTGGCCGGCCAACGCCTGCTTGCGGATTACTACTACGCGACCCTGATGGCGCCGGTACAGTACGCGGTACTACCGGACCTCGGTTACCAGAACACCCGCCAGCAGCGCATCAACATCGATCACCATTTGCTGTCACAGCGTTACCGGGAGCCCAAGACCACGGTCTTCTTCGGTGCCAGTGTCGGCCATGCCGAACTCGGGAGTGGTCATACATACAACGACGAATTTCCCGCCTGGGACGGATTTATCGGCATGAGCTTCGCCGGCTTCGAGCACTTTGAATGGGGGCTGGGCATGTCTTACGGCGGCAGCGAGTACGAGCCCAGTGACATCTTCCAGAAATCCCGCAACTTCAATCTCAGTGCTTTCGGCCGCTGGGACAACGACTTCGTGTTTGTGGACGGCGGGATTGGCTGGTCCGATATCGACTACGACGATATCCACCGCACCATTCGTCTCGGCGACAGCTTCAGCACCCGGCTTGATGCCGACACCGATGGCGACGGCTATAACGCTTTCATTCGCGCTGGCTTCGACGCCGTGCGCAACGGCCACACCCGCATGGGGCCGTTTGTTTCCATGGAGTGGACCGAAATCCGGGTCGATGGCTTCCGCGAACGCACCGATCTCGCTTATACCTACGCCGGCCGCTATGGTCAGCGCATGGATCCATTGGGCCTTCGCGTTCTGCGTCAGGAGCGGGACTACCAGCGCGCCCGCGCCGGCTTCTTCTACAACTGTGGTGAGAAATCCGCGCGCCAGTGGTTTGGCGAACTGTGGCTCGAGCGCAATAGCGGCGACGACGAATCCGACCTCGCCATCGGCGTCAACGCTATCCGCAGCAACTGGGCGTACATGGCCGCCTACCGCAGTGAGAACCAGGGCTTTTTCCAGAATGGCGCTGGCGCCATGGTAGGGGTGAATGTCACCGACAAACTGCGCATCGCTGGCGACGTGATCGTATGGCCGGAGGATACGGTGGGCGGGTTGAGCCTGAACTACCGTTTTTGA
- a CDS encoding NAD-dependent malic enzyme — MTNEEKRPLYIPHAGPSLLELPLLNKGSAFSLKERIEFNLIGLLPNNVETIDEQVRRAYHQYLQCKSDLDRHIFLRAIQDDNETLFFRLIVEHIEQMLPIIYTPTVGQACEEFSNIYRNHRGLFVSYADREYMDDILRSATKDNVKVIVVTDGERILGLGDQGIGGMGIPIGKLSLYTACGGISPANTLPVMLDVGTNNRTLLNDPMYMGWRHERISQEEYDEFLEEFLAAVKRRWPKVLVQFEDFAQTNAMPLLERYRDKLCCFNDDIQGTASVCLGTVLAACKAKKESLGQQRVLVVGAGSAGCGIAEQIVKAMMDEGLSEGAARKQLFMFDRYGLVTSDMKGLHDFQARLARNPEDFADASEWDLEQLVGQVKPTIMIGVSGQGGLFTQPVVEAMHQGCPRPLIMPLSNPTSRAEATPQEVLTWTRGEAMVATGSPFDPVEIDGVSHPIAQCNNVYIFPGVGLGVIAAGARRVTDNMLMAASNALAERAPVVRQAEGALLPPLAEIRDITRHIARAVGLQAQEDGVAPKVPEERLDASLERNSWSPAYRHYRRRSI, encoded by the coding sequence ATGACCAACGAAGAAAAACGCCCCCTGTATATTCCCCACGCGGGTCCGTCCCTGCTGGAATTGCCGCTGCTGAACAAAGGCAGTGCCTTTTCCCTGAAAGAGCGGATCGAATTCAACCTGATCGGCCTGCTGCCGAATAACGTCGAGACCATCGACGAGCAGGTGCGCCGCGCCTATCACCAGTACCTGCAGTGCAAGAGCGACCTGGATCGGCACATCTTTCTGCGCGCGATCCAGGACGATAACGAGACCCTGTTCTTCCGCCTGATCGTCGAGCACATCGAGCAGATGCTGCCGATCATCTACACCCCGACGGTGGGGCAGGCCTGTGAGGAGTTCTCCAATATCTATCGCAATCACCGCGGCCTGTTTGTGTCTTACGCCGATCGCGAGTACATGGACGATATCCTGCGCAGCGCCACCAAAGACAATGTGAAGGTGATCGTGGTGACCGACGGCGAGCGTATTCTCGGCCTCGGCGACCAGGGTATCGGCGGTATGGGAATCCCCATCGGCAAATTGTCGCTGTACACCGCCTGCGGCGGCATCAGCCCGGCCAATACCCTGCCGGTGATGCTGGATGTGGGCACCAACAACCGCACCCTGCTGAACGATCCCATGTACATGGGCTGGCGCCACGAGCGGATTTCCCAGGAAGAGTACGATGAATTTCTGGAGGAGTTCCTGGCCGCAGTAAAGCGCCGCTGGCCGAAGGTGCTGGTGCAGTTCGAGGACTTCGCCCAGACCAATGCCATGCCACTGCTGGAGCGCTACCGCGACAAACTGTGCTGTTTCAATGACGATATCCAGGGCACCGCTTCCGTGTGTCTGGGTACGGTGCTGGCAGCCTGCAAGGCGAAGAAAGAATCCCTCGGCCAGCAGCGGGTGCTGGTGGTCGGTGCCGGTTCGGCCGGTTGTGGTATTGCCGAGCAGATCGTCAAGGCGATGATGGACGAAGGGCTGTCGGAAGGCGCCGCGCGCAAGCAGCTGTTCATGTTCGACCGCTATGGCCTGGTGACCAGCGACATGAAGGGCCTGCACGACTTCCAGGCCCGTCTGGCGCGCAACCCGGAAGATTTCGCAGATGCCAGCGAGTGGGATCTGGAACAGCTGGTCGGGCAGGTGAAGCCCACCATCATGATTGGCGTCTCCGGTCAGGGTGGCCTGTTCACCCAGCCGGTCGTGGAAGCTATGCATCAGGGCTGTCCGCGGCCGTTGATCATGCCGCTGTCCAACCCCACCTCCCGTGCGGAAGCCACACCGCAGGAAGTGCTGACCTGGACCCGCGGCGAAGCCATGGTGGCCACCGGCAGCCCGTTTGATCCGGTGGAAATCGATGGTGTCAGTCACCCCATCGCCCAGTGCAACAACGTCTATATCTTCCCCGGTGTGGGCCTGGGTGTGATTGCTGCCGGCGCCCGTCGGGTGACCGACAATATGCTGATGGCGGCATCCAATGCGCTGGCGGAGCGCGCGCCGGTGGTCAGGCAGGCGGAGGGCGCACTGCTGCCGCCGCTGGCGGAGATTCGCGATATCACCCGGCATATCGCCCGCGCTGTTGGCCTGCAGGCCCAGGAAGACGGCGTTGCGCCGAAGGTGCCGGAGGAGCGTCTGGACGCGTCTCTTGAGCGTAACTCCTGGTCCCCCGCCTATCGCCATTACCGTCGCCGCTCCATTTGA
- a CDS encoding c-type cytochrome encodes MKKLKRFVSLCCVLAGTSFSAYAETVEEKYQRACHVCHATGVGNAPVVHDVDAWKPHLDKGMDTLVKSVKNGLNAMPPGGLCADCSDADYKALIEYMSSPKSE; translated from the coding sequence ATGAAAAAACTGAAACGATTTGTGTCCCTCTGTTGTGTGCTGGCCGGCACCTCTTTTAGCGCATACGCAGAAACGGTAGAGGAAAAATATCAGCGCGCCTGTCATGTTTGCCATGCCACCGGGGTTGGCAATGCCCCCGTTGTACACGATGTCGACGCTTGGAAGCCCCACCTGGACAAGGGGATGGATACCCTGGTGAAGTCGGTCAAAAATGGCCTCAACGCCATGCCGCCGGGCGGATTGTGCGCGGATTGCAGCGATGCGGATTACAAGGCGCTGATCGAATACATGTCGTCGCCGAAATCCGAATAG
- a CDS encoding lytic transglycosylase domain-containing protein, protein MIRKALTTLLLCLLGASVSAQVKEVDPKLLLALKGAVTEADSFADRFDAEVWLMAKSQPLARYIKDPDERMRVLKAIHREATRAELQPEIVLAVIQIESAFDPYAVSRVGAQGMMQVMPFWKNEIGRPEDNLIDMETNLRYGCTILKHYIKKAKGNMPNALAYYNGSYGRHTYSRKVLDAWAERWR, encoded by the coding sequence ATGATAAGAAAAGCCCTCACCACCCTACTGCTGTGCCTGCTCGGCGCCTCGGTGTCTGCCCAGGTCAAAGAGGTAGACCCCAAGCTGCTGCTGGCCCTGAAAGGCGCCGTCACCGAAGCCGACAGCTTCGCCGACCGCTTTGACGCGGAAGTGTGGCTGATGGCCAAATCCCAGCCCCTGGCCCGGTATATCAAAGACCCCGACGAACGCATGCGGGTTCTGAAAGCCATTCACCGCGAAGCCACCCGCGCCGAGCTGCAGCCGGAAATCGTCCTCGCCGTGATCCAGATCGAAAGCGCTTTCGACCCCTACGCCGTGTCCCGGGTCGGCGCCCAGGGCATGATGCAGGTGATGCCCTTCTGGAAAAACGAAATCGGTCGCCCGGAAGACAACCTGATCGATATGGAAACCAATCTGCGCTACGGCTGCACGATTCTCAAGCACTACATCAAGAAGGCCAAAGGCAACATGCCCAATGCGCTGGCCTACTACAACGGCAGCTACGGTCGCCATACCTACAGCCGCAAAGTGCTGGATGCCTGGGCCGAGCGCTGGCGCTGA
- a CDS encoding DUF2878 domain-containing protein — protein MTSKKLVNFLLFVAGWWTALLFGNAPALIALFTVLMLHFVLWRDVRDIFLVLSFIFIGFGIEWAFMAADVHHYRTNLPPAWSICIWAMLATVVRHFLSPVIKRPFFAAILSAVAAPAFYCNSVYFAPLDWGRPVWQCLLVIALVWSLLAAFISGVLVPLLESDTRGRQSVPESQ, from the coding sequence ATGACATCAAAAAAGCTGGTCAACTTTCTGCTGTTTGTGGCCGGATGGTGGACGGCCCTGCTGTTTGGCAACGCGCCGGCACTGATTGCCCTGTTTACTGTCCTGATGCTGCACTTCGTGCTGTGGCGGGATGTGCGAGATATTTTCCTGGTCCTGAGCTTTATCTTTATCGGTTTTGGCATTGAATGGGCGTTTATGGCGGCCGATGTGCATCACTATCGCACCAACCTGCCTCCCGCCTGGTCGATCTGTATCTGGGCCATGTTGGCCACGGTGGTACGGCACTTCCTCAGCCCTGTCATCAAACGCCCTTTTTTCGCGGCGATCCTCAGCGCAGTGGCGGCACCTGCTTTCTATTGCAATTCGGTCTACTTTGCTCCGCTCGACTGGGGGCGTCCGGTGTGGCAGTGCCTGCTGGTCATCGCACTGGTATGGAGCCTGCTGGCGGCGTTTATCAGCGGTGTGCTGGTGCCGTTGTTGGAATCCGATACCCGGGGGCGGCAATCCGTTCCGGAAAGCCAGTGA
- a CDS encoding Lrp/AsnC family transcriptional regulator: MKIDRHNLRILEVLQTNARISNLSLAEEIGLSESACLARVKKLTAEKYIREYQAEVNLDKVRHAEFYVNVALKRQDSRTSESFRRAISKIEQIVSCVKMSGEFDYMLRFVCPDAADFNRVSEQLLADEDAAITRMTSHLVIEKTKPFNGYPLELLFQD; the protein is encoded by the coding sequence GTGAAAATCGATCGCCACAACCTGCGTATTCTGGAAGTTCTACAGACTAATGCCCGCATCAGTAACCTGAGCCTGGCAGAAGAAATCGGCCTGTCGGAAAGTGCCTGCCTGGCGCGGGTCAAGAAGTTGACGGCTGAAAAGTATATTCGCGAATACCAGGCGGAGGTGAACCTGGACAAGGTCCGCCATGCGGAGTTTTACGTAAACGTGGCCCTGAAACGCCAGGACTCCCGCACCAGCGAGAGTTTCCGTCGCGCAATCAGCAAGATCGAGCAGATCGTTTCCTGCGTGAAGATGTCCGGGGAATTCGATTATATGCTGCGGTTTGTCTGCCCGGATGCGGCGGATTTCAACCGTGTATCCGAGCAGCTGCTGGCAGACGAGGACGCGGCCATCACGCGCATGACGTCGCATCTGGTGATTGAAAAGACCAAGCCGTTTAATGGCTATCCGCTGGAGCTGCTGTTTCAGGACTGA
- a CDS encoding pyridoxal phosphate-dependent aminotransferase produces the protein MYTPRFSKQSQALHSADADVWAVSDRAHELADKGEDVIFLCVGDPNFDTPEPILDYARARLGVGRTHYSPAAGELVLRRAIADIESKVSPHPCDPDDVVVFPGGTNAIYGVLSCLLNPGEQIIIPEPMYIGYVPITDALQLEVKKVACPADQGFAFDIETIKQAISDETRVVMINTPVNPTGAMATPEQLRDLAAHCRERNIWLISDEMYSMITFARRHTSLRAAAEHLDNVVVIDGLSKSHAMSGWRLGWAVAQGDLVERLIEYAGATIFGVPQFVQEAAAFALEFDTYFVKQMRDAYEKRRDLIVERVNNIPGLNCSSPEAGMFVMVDVSDVAKDGDAFAEALLDAERVSVLPGKPFGPSAVNHVRLTLAADEAELSRALDRIERFVTGGCRKVS, from the coding sequence ATGTATACACCCCGTTTCAGCAAGCAGAGCCAGGCCCTGCACTCCGCCGACGCCGATGTCTGGGCTGTCAGCGACCGCGCCCACGAACTCGCCGACAAAGGTGAAGATGTCATCTTCCTGTGTGTCGGAGATCCCAATTTCGACACCCCCGAACCCATCCTCGATTACGCCCGCGCCCGCCTCGGCGTTGGCCGTACCCACTATTCACCGGCCGCCGGCGAACTGGTGCTGCGCCGCGCCATCGCCGATATCGAAAGCAAAGTGAGTCCGCATCCCTGCGACCCCGACGACGTGGTGGTCTTTCCCGGTGGTACCAACGCCATCTACGGCGTACTCTCCTGCCTGTTGAACCCCGGTGAACAGATCATCATTCCCGAGCCCATGTATATCGGCTACGTACCCATTACCGACGCCCTGCAGCTGGAGGTAAAAAAAGTCGCCTGCCCTGCAGATCAGGGCTTCGCGTTTGATATTGAAACCATCAAGCAGGCCATCAGCGATGAGACCCGCGTAGTGATGATCAACACCCCGGTAAACCCCACCGGTGCCATGGCGACGCCGGAGCAACTGCGGGACCTTGCCGCCCACTGTCGCGAGCGCAATATCTGGCTGATCTCGGACGAGATGTACTCCATGATCACCTTCGCCCGTCGCCATACCTCCCTGCGCGCGGCTGCGGAACACCTGGACAATGTGGTGGTGATTGATGGTCTGTCCAAATCCCACGCCATGAGCGGCTGGCGTCTCGGCTGGGCAGTAGCCCAGGGCGACCTGGTGGAGCGGCTGATCGAATACGCTGGTGCCACTATTTTCGGCGTGCCGCAGTTTGTACAGGAGGCAGCGGCCTTTGCACTGGAGTTTGATACCTACTTCGTGAAGCAGATGCGCGATGCCTACGAGAAGCGTCGCGATCTGATCGTCGAGCGTGTGAACAATATTCCGGGCCTGAACTGCTCCTCCCCGGAAGCGGGTATGTTCGTGATGGTGGATGTTTCTGATGTGGCCAAAGATGGCGATGCCTTTGCCGAGGCACTGCTGGACGCAGAGCGGGTGTCTGTCCTGCCGGGCAAGCCTTTTGGTCCCAGTGCCGTCAATCATGTGCGCCTGACACTGGCGGCGGATGAGGCTGAGCTGAGCCGGGCGCTGGATCGAATTGAACGGTTTGTTACCGGAGGGTGTCGCAAGGTCAGCTAG